Proteins from a genomic interval of Sulfurimonas sp. HSL3-2:
- the sppA gene encoding signal peptide peptidase SppA: MEGMKKLFLPITATVGFIQNHFKAMVFILIVVLIFMPRDDSSLVPHNLEKISLVGPIMDVNEVVQKIENARQNDRVKGVLLVVNSPGGAVAPSVEVAYAIKRLRQKKPVVVYASGTIASGSYYSSIWANEIVANPGSMVGSIGVIMHGADLSEVMQKIGIKSQVIAAGKYKQLGTADREWTEYEKAELNKVIQDTYNMFVTDVANARGLRVEDAPYFANAHIFTAHQAKDVGLVDKVGVSFDAQEDLIRLSGVKNPIWNKEDPMEKLFKKLSAQTAVTLNTYFPALSLQ; encoded by the coding sequence ATGGAAGGTATGAAAAAACTTTTTTTACCCATAACTGCGACAGTCGGTTTTATTCAAAACCACTTTAAAGCGATGGTTTTTATACTTATCGTGGTTTTAATCTTTATGCCAAGAGACGACTCATCCTTAGTACCGCACAACCTTGAGAAAATATCTCTTGTCGGTCCTATCATGGATGTGAACGAGGTCGTTCAAAAGATCGAAAATGCGCGTCAAAACGATAGAGTAAAGGGTGTATTGCTTGTCGTTAATTCTCCCGGAGGTGCTGTCGCGCCATCTGTTGAAGTAGCATATGCGATAAAAAGACTCAGACAGAAAAAACCTGTCGTCGTCTATGCCAGCGGGACAATTGCGAGCGGCAGCTACTACTCCTCTATCTGGGCAAACGAGATAGTTGCAAATCCCGGCAGTATGGTCGGCAGCATCGGTGTCATCATGCATGGAGCAGACTTAAGCGAAGTGATGCAGAAGATCGGAATCAAATCGCAAGTCATAGCCGCCGGAAAATACAAACAGCTCGGAACTGCGGACAGAGAGTGGACGGAGTATGAAAAAGCGGAATTAAACAAAGTGATCCAAGACACTTACAATATGTTCGTGACAGATGTCGCCAATGCAAGAGGCTTACGGGTAGAAGATGCACCCTACTTTGCCAATGCACATATATTTACGGCTCATCAGGCAAAAGATGTCGGGTTAGTGGATAAAGTCGGTGTTAGTTTTGATGCACAAGAGGATCTTATAAGACTCTCGGGTGTCAAAAATCCTATCTGGAACAAAGAGGACCCGATGGAAAAACTGTTCAAAAAACTCTCAGCGCAGACTGCAGTCACACTAAATACATACTTTCCTGCACTTAGTCTTCAATAA